In Chanodichthys erythropterus isolate Z2021 chromosome 9, ASM2448905v1, whole genome shotgun sequence, a genomic segment contains:
- the setd1bb gene encoding histone-lysine N-methyltransferase SETD1B-A encodes MYQSVEKEGQRKDNDALVKADSFDPPEDATPNWSCYKLIIDPDLSSGSQKLYRYDGQHFSAPHPECFPVDVVRDPRIARFWTKFKETDLPVPKFKVDENYVGAPKELTFARLNDNIRDGFLSEMCKHFGEVQDLKVLYNPKNKKHLGIAKVIFESVKAANNAVKNLHNTSVMGNNIHVEFDPKGVKRNRYFRMLVSGLYTPFTLPVGDEAWGPQSPSSITDSFTECESLKKLSYTLLSSSSICNGSPSLDCSTPLSMDTAYSSMHQDTPSSFWQTPQYQDTPCTPSLTHSRPGTPSQCERTPIESALTTSATNVPFIKQSIPNISQLQPGHVTQPASCNPSIIQGAVQNFWMLGGAPSQNSSFPNRQRTPGRNPHLSNHVRGGHRVRHLESKYQNAYNRRPQHHYVHRPVYRRGHFRSGPTANQMPFSKFQENPTTPSYSDKLTVQNFTGSVKGLSVNHRSVAEDPPSLPNSKLLQKAIGVNAHHIHSDMLINAENTLTGNDSQVSFKTQEVNQTHCPPQAQSSRSYTPKPCPSSETTEDLSDSIVECPSPESPAPESKPESLDSRIQMLLSAGSPVLSLLNQESSDSETAIEEPDPEHLPQPSPKAPSHSPSCSIDVVLNCDQTSTSAKNTGSHLRENIEDARLTPLCDVTKDELQSTKKPLSRIFSSTTVNPKEDEDTSDKPYSIPVICTNRSSLPPPIPQIPPPPILIPPSAHYPSLPPPNMPTKLGPPPPRAPLLPGYTLPTSCSLYPPPKNKQVCRSPNWQSSAKPLPIPTRITQGQTSFSPPFLPPPFNFMTHRPPYPSAGCSSTMLRFRPPWPPPPMPRFDPSVPPPGYVPMKESPHNATVDEVLAVVAAELRAIVKKDIHRRMIEIVAFKAFDQWWDDKEQAAKVSTPSVKSGGNKDIKLKAMEQCLRMTAGGEGSVLGAGKIMNLHGAIKLPSFKLKRKDPLGQDSSDVKRICPSPGLEQSEDEEPEQQTAPDNVGEDMAKNASEDTMVKRRHSRPLVLESEEEEDEENSEKVEDPKSEEADEGDEMKADEVHKDKKSQAFVIEDEDYSDSDTISHTSSNSSASKSQGYDSLVSPRTVSDSLAFSPSVIDSSSSSRSVFDSSDDRSNESSDCLSSVEDDQLDGESSFAETPHEDRRIEEIWISSDEDDKENQEMIHTPFHSSFTHLEEDLGPPVTPSAPDSVENDVDHELFDLSPRRTEDPEEELSVRVYMQGLKLSEPLRYTLQDPVKHCLTNKYKLPDPVIFFSEQESELPSPPSPTYRGLSDDLETQYTTDSEDQRVITEILEDSENLRPITPTGSLSDSDPEMELGRRFSPLAVEEVELPHTPGGCLEMEESEDHILPPGPPTPLPPPPSPTGNQELPSSPLYHCPPLTFLYPAYEETPKTPGCFNGHSHVYHSEGITPMGLLQEALQRMGSPSNSILSPCADGMIPRTPGRDISSSPPVLNHGERNVQHRELWTGGLNHRNSSFAQSDAQTNNFSSNSHAPHNRHISSSQTACLDSARLKRRRERLKMRKRMIELQRRRQYPNMDTHSSLQVNNVTTKSSSNQVLGHLDCVSDIRTEQTLPEAHRQKCLLEDKHQLNENQRLQDPSFEWRKWRESSSTRQLIFSPRSERREKLVIHAVWTKGVNEEEIRHLKATYERLVVQDKDCDWLSRTRWIPHPPTSTSDDRPRRWLDGIRNHITGCARSEGYYFISKREKLRYLCELSASEEFIVDTQGKSVPAQIPPSSRSGSEFRAEQRRLLSSFSCDSDLLKFNQLKFRKKKLRFGKSRIHDWGLFAEEPIAADEMIIEYVGQSIRQVIADMRERRYENEGIGSSYLFRVDQDTIIDATKCGNLARFINHSCNPNCYAKIITVEAQKKIVIYSRQPIGVNEEITYDYKFPIEDEKIPCLCAAENCRGTLN; translated from the exons ATGTACCAAAGCGTCGAAAAGGAGGGTCAACGGAAAGATAACG ATGCATTAGTAAAAGCCGATAGTTTTGATCCCCCGGAAGATGCAACTCCAAACTGGAGTTGCTACAAACTGATTATTGATCCTGATTTGAGCAGCGGAAGTCAGAAACTGTACCGCTATGATGGACAGCACTTCAGCGCACCA CATCCTGAATGTTTCCCCGTGGATGTTGTTCGAGATCCCAGAATTGCTCgtttttggacaaaattcaaagaAACAGATCTCCCGGTCCCCAAATTCAAG GTTGATGAGAATTATGTTGGAGCGCCGAAGGAGTTGACATTTGCAAGGCTTAATGACAACATTAGAGATGGATTCCTGTCTGAAATGTGTAAACACTTTGGAGAGGTTCAAGATTTGAAAGTTTTGTACAATCCTAAAAATAAGAAGCATTTAGGAATAGCAAAGGTAATTTTTGAATCTGTAAAAGCAGCAAATAATGCAGTAAAAAACCTCCACAACACTTCTGTGATGGGAAACAACATCCATGTGGAGTTTGACCCCAAAG GTGTGAAGAGGAATCGATACTTCCGTATGCTTGTTAGTGGTTTATATACACCTTTTACTCTCCCTGTTGGAGACGAGGCCTGGGGACCTCAGTCGCCATCTTCCATCACTGACTCTTTCACT GAGTGTGAATCACTGAAGAAGCTGTCGTAcacattattatcatcatccTCAATATGTAATGGCTCTCCTTCATTGGATTGTTCTACACCTTTATCCATGGATACGGCCTACTCCAGCATGCATCAGGACACACCGAGTAGCTTCTGGCAGACCCCTCAATACCAAGATACCCCTTGTACGCCTTCTCTGACCCACAGTAGACCAGGCACACCATCTCAGTGTGAAAGGACCCCAATTGAGTCTGCACTGACAACCAGTGCCACCAATGTCCCTTTTATTAAACAATCCATCCCTAACATCTCACAGCTACAGCCTGGTCATGTGACTCAACCAGCCTCATGTAATCCTAGCATTATTCAAGGTGCTGTGCAAAACTTTTGGATGCTAGGTGGAGCTCCCTCTCAAAACAGTAGCTTCCCGAATAGGCAAAGAACTCCAGGACGCAACCCTCACCTTAGTAACCACGTTCGTGGAGGACACCGAGTCAGACATCTCGAGAGCAAGTACCAAAACGCATACAACCGTAGGCCACAGCACCACTATGTACATAGACCTGTATATAGGCGAGGTCACTTCCGCTCTGGACCTACGGCCAATCAAATGCCTTTTAGTAAATTTCAGGAAAATCCCACCACACCATCATATTCAGATAAGCTCACAGTCCAAAACTTTACTGGCTCAGTCAAGGGCCTCAGTGTTAATCACAGATCTGTTGCTGAAGATCCACCATCACTTCCAAATTCGAAACTGCTGCAAAAGGCTATTGGAGTCAATGCTCATCACattcattctgatatgctgataaATGCAGAAAATACTTTAACTGGAAATGATTCCCAAGTATCTTTCAAAACTCAAGAGGTGAACCAAACTCATTGTCCACCACAAGCCCAGTCTTCTCGCTCATATACCCCAAAACCGTGTCCTTCCTCTGAAACCACAGAAGATCTATCAGACTCCATAGTGGAGTGTCCTTCTCCTGAATCTCCTGCTCCAGAATCGAAGCCTGAAAGCCTAGACTCTCGCATCCAGATGCTTCTCAGTGCTGGAAGTCCAGTTCTATCCCTTTTGAACCAAGAAAGTTCAGACTCAGAGACTGCTATTGAAGAGCCTGATCCAGAACATCTTCCTCAACCTTCTCCCAAAGCTCCCAGCCACTCTCCTTCTTGCTCCATAGATGTTGTCCTAAATTGTGACCAGACATCGACTAGTGCAAAAAACACTGGCTCTCATCTGAGAGAAAACATTGAGGATGCGAGGCTCACTCCACTCTGTGATGTGACAAAAGATGAACTCCAATCAACCAAGAAGCCTTTGTCCAGGATATTCTCTAGCACTACT GTCAACCCAAAGGAAGATGAAGATACTTCAGATAAGCCATATAGTATACCAGTGATCTGCACTAACAGGAGCTCTTTACCCCCTCCGATTCCTCAAATACCCCCACCTCCAATCCTTATACCACCATCTGCTCACTACCCCTCCCTTCCGCCTCCTAATATGCCAACAAAACTGGGTCCTCCTCCTCCTAGGGCTCCATTGTTACCTGGATACACTCTACCTACTTCTTGTTCATTGTACCCTCCTCCAAAGAACAAACAAGTCTGTAGATCACCCAACTGGCAGAGTAGTGCAAAACCTCTTCCCATTCCTACTAGAATAACACAAGGGCAAACCTCATTCTCACCCCCCTTCCTCCCTCCACCTTTCAATTTCATGACTCATCGCCCACCTTACCCTTCCGCTGGGTGTTCATCTACCATGTTGAGGTTCAGACCACCTTGGCCTCCTCCCCCTATGCCCAGGTTTGACCCCTCAGTGCCTCCACCAGGTTATGTCCCTATGAAAGAATCACCCCATAATGCCACAGTGGATGAAGTTCTAGCTGTTGTTGCGGCAGAGCTGCGGGCTATCGTAAAGAAAGACATACATCGCAGGATGATAGAGATTGTGGCCTTCAAAGCATTTGATCAGTGGTGGGATGACAAAGAACAGGCAGCTAAG GTATCCACCCCATCTGTTAAATCAGGAGGAAATAAAGACATCAAGCTCAAAGCGATGGAGCAATGCCTGAGAATGACTGCTGGGGGAGAAGGCTCTGTATTGGGCGCAGGAAAAATAATGAATCTCCATGGTGCCATTAAACTACCATCTTTTAAG TTAAAAAGGAAGGATCCATTAGGTCAGGACTCTAGTGATGTTAAAAGGATCTGTCCTTCTCCTGGTCTTGAACAATCTGAGGATGAAG aGCCAGAGCAGCAAACAGCCCCAGATAATGTTGGAGAGGACATGGCCAAAAATGCCAGTGAAGACACCATGGTGAAACGCAGACATTCCAGGCCACTGGTGTTAGAAAGTGAGGAGGAAGAAGATGAAGAGAATTCTGAGAAGGTGGAGGATCCAAAATCTGAGGAAGCTGAT GAGGGTGATGAGATGAAAGCTGATGAAGTACATAAAGATAAGAAGAGTCAAGCCTTTGTTATAGAGGATGAAGATTACTCAGATTCAG ATACTATCAGCCACACAAGTTCAAACTCGTCTGCTTCTAAAAGCCAAGGATACGACTCCTTAGTCTCTCCCAGAACTGTCTCTGATTCCTTAGCTTTTTCTCCATCTGTTATTGACTCCTCATCTTCCTCTAGATCTGTCTTTGACTCCTCAGACGACAGAAGCAATGAATCCTCAGACTGTCTGTCTTCTGTTGAGGATGATCAGTTGGATGGTGAAAGTTCTTTTGCTGAAACTCCACATGAGGACAGAAGAATAGAAGAGATATGGATTTCTTCAGATGAGGATGATAAGGAAAACCAAGAGATGATTCACACTCCATTTCACTCGTCTTTCACACACTTGGAAGAAGATCTCGGCCCTCCTGTGACCCCGTCTGCTCCAGATTCAGTTGAAAATGATGTGGACCATGAATTGTTTG ATTTGAGTCCAAGGAGGACAGAAGATCCAGAAGAGGAACTGAGCGTAAGAGTGTACATGCAAGGTCTGAAACTGTCTGAGCCTCTCAGATACACCTTACAGGACCCAGTTAAACACTGTTTAACAAACAAATATAAGCTCCCAGACCCAGTGATATTCTTCTCAGAACAGGAGTCAGAGCTGCCGAGCCCACCGTCTCCTACATACAGAGGATTGTCCG ATGATTTGGAGACACAATATACTACAGATTCAGAGGACCAGAGAGTCATTACAGAAATACTGGAGGATTCTGAGAACCTCAGACCCATCACACCTACTGGATCCTTGTCCGACAGTGACCCTGAAATGGAGCTGGGGCGTAGATTTTCACCTCTTGCAGTTGAGGAGGTGGAGCTGCCACACACACCTGGTGGATGTCTGGAAATGGAGGAGTCTGAGGATCATATTCTACCTCCAGGACCACCTACACCACTACCACCTCCTCCTTCTCCCACAGGCAACCAGGAACTTCCTTCCTCGCCCCTTTACCACTGTCCTCCTCTCACTTTCTTATACCCCGCATATGAGGAAACACCAAAAACACCAGGCTGCTTCAATGGTCACAGCCACGTTTATCACTCTGAGGGAATAACACCAATGGGATTACTACAAGAGGCCTTACAAAGAATGGGAAGCCCCTCTAACTCCATTTTGTCTCCATGTGCTGACGGCATGATCCCGAGGACTCCAGGGAGAGACATATCTTCATCTCCCCCTGTCCTAAACCATGGAGAGAGAAACGTTCAGCATAGAGAGCTGTGGACTGGTGGACTCAATCATCGCAACTCCAGTTTTGCACAGTCAGATGCACAAACTAACAATTTTAGTAGTAATAGTCATGCACCTCATAACCGCCATATCTCCTCAAGTCAAACAGCGTGTTTGGACTCGGCACGTTTGAAAAGGCGACGAGAGCGGCTTAAAATGAGGAAACGAATGATTGAATTACAAAGGAGAAGACAATACCCAAATATGGATACTCATTCATCATTACAAGTGAACAATGTGACAACTAAATCTTCTTCAAATCAGGTTTTGGGGCATTTGGATTGTGTTTCAGATATCAGGACAGAACAAACACTACCAGAAGCTCACAGACAGAAGTGTTTGCTAGAGGACAAACATCAACTGAATGAGAATCAAAGGCTTCAGGATCCATCATTTGAATGGAGAAAATGGAGAGAATCATCATCCACACGTCAACTAATCTTCTCTCCACGCTCTGAGAGAAGAGAAAAGTTGGTCATCCATGCTGTGTGGACTAAAGGGGTGAATGAGGAGGAGATCAGGCACCTGAAGGCCACCTATGAGAGGCTTGTGGTGCAGGATAAagactgtgattggttgagcagAACACGCTGGATCCCACATCCTC CAACCAGCACTTCTGATGATAGGCCAAGAAGATGGCTTGATGGGATCAGGAATCACATAACAGGTTGTGCACGTAGTGAGGGTTATTACTTCATCAGCAAGAGGGAAAAGCTGCGATATCTCTGTGAACTTTCTGCTTCAGAAGAGTTTATTGTAGATACTCAG GGAAAGAGTGTGCCAGCTCAGATTCCACCTTCATCCAGATCAGGTTCAGAATTTAGAGCGGAACAGCGTCGTCTGTTGTCCTCATTCAGCTGTGACAGTGACCTCCTCAAATTCAACCAGCTCAAG TTTCGTAAGAAAAAGCTGCGTTTTGGCAAGAGTCGTATTCATGACTGGGGGCTGTTTGCAGAGGAACCTATCGCTGCAGATGAAATGATAATTGAATATGTAGGCCAGAGCATTCGGCAG GTGATAGCGGACATGCGTGAAAGGCGTTATGAAAATGAGGGCATTGGAAGCAGCTATCTGTTCCGGGTCGACCAGGACACTATCATTGATGCAACCAAGTGTGGTAACCTGGCAAGATTCATCAATCACAGTTGCAAT CCAAACTGCTATGCCAAAATCATCACTGTAGAAGCTCAAAAGAAGATAGTCATCTACTCTCGGCAACCCATTGGTGTAAATGAAGAGATCACTTATGATTACAAATTCCCTATTGAGGATGAGAAGATCCCCTGCCTGTGTGCTGCAGAGAACTGTAGAGGAACCCTCAACTAG